Proteins from a genomic interval of Betta splendens chromosome 10, fBetSpl5.4, whole genome shotgun sequence:
- the npm1b gene encoding nucleophosmin 1b — MEDDSSDLSRPQMYLFGCTLKSDKREFKIDVDDDDTEQQLSLKTVCLGAEAEDKFHMVEIEGLTYDGKTTKVPLVVLKPSILPSMSLGGFEMTPPVTFRLQSGSGPVHISGQHFVSVKDSEDEEENNTSPVKRPASLMLGKKPPLKKLKMDSDEDDDEEDSDEDDDDDDDDSDENDEKTAGKELKNLAKKPYKAPVKQNGPAGQASGSAVKPQIKAPAPGKDKPQAGPSKTLSLTEIKNKLSTTAKEGKPLPKSQQKFENFVKNAFKISDKTVVKDLWSFVQTLKIEKK, encoded by the exons ATGGAGGACGATAGTTCAGATTTGAGCAGACCACAAATGTACTTATTTG GTTGCACCCTTAAATCCGACAAACGGGAGTTCAAAATTGACGTAGATGACGACGATACGGAGCAACAGCTGTCTCTCAAAACA gTTTGCCTTGGAGCGGAGGCTGAGGATAAGTTCCATATGGTGGAAATCGAAGGCCTCACCTATGATGGAAAAACAACCAAAGTCCCGCTGGTTGTGCTGAAGCCGTCCATTCTGCCATCT ATGAGTTTAGGTGGATTTGAGATGACTCCTCCAGTTACCTTTCGCCTTCAGTCTGGCTCTGGACCTGTTCACATTAGTGGGCAACACTTTGTTA GTGTCAAGGATtccgaggacgaggaagagaacAACACATCACCGGTGAAACGACCTGCAAGCTTGATGTTGGGAAAGAAGCCTCCACTG AAAAAACTAAAGATGGAttctgatgaggatgatgatgaagaagacaGCGATGAAGACGA tgatgatgatgatgatgacagtgaTGAAAATGATGAGAAGACTGCTGGAAAAGAGTTGAAA AACCTTGCTAAGAAGCCCTACAAAGCTCCGGTAAAACAGAACGGTCCTGCAGGACAAGCATCAGGATCAGCAGTCAAACCACAGATTAAG GCCCCTGCACCAGGAAAAGACAAACCCCAGGCCGGCCCGTCCAAAACTCTGTCTCTGACTGAGATCAAGAACAAGTTGTCAACAACAGCCAAGGAG GGGAAACCACTACCTAAGTCGCAGCAGAAGTTTGAGAATTTCGTGAAGAATGCTTTTAAAATCTCAGACAAAACC GTGGTCAAGGACCTCTGGAGCTTTGTACAAACACTGAAGATCGAGAAGAAGTAA
- the tlx2 gene encoding T-cell leukemia homeobox protein 2 isoform X2, whose amino-acid sequence MEHTGIEEVNQTHQQQHEPISFGIDQILNSSDQSSGCMLPNRTGDPDYALAPNVYSNGYNSVYNPACSMAAAAGLAGSYNVNMNMNVSMNMNMNVNVNSGGAGGVIRVPAHRPMPPPPPPPAAAAPHPPPSTHPPGIGPGIASVPGMGMGNAANFTFPWMESSRRFAKDRLTGEQAEESRAGEAAGGPGAAGSLCPLPKGDIGRVPVWSTVETLAKCYYPELAHLRDGNGLLAEYPFPKGACPAALSPFSVTRRIGHPYQNRTPPKRKKPRTSFSRVQICELEKRFHRQKYLASAERATLAKALKMTDAQVKTWFQNRRTKWRRQTAEEREAERQQANRLMLQLQQEAFQKTLSQPLQPDPLCLHNSSLYALQNLQPWAEDNKLTV is encoded by the exons ATGGAGCACACCGGCATCGAGGAGGTGAACCAGacgcaccagcagcagcacgaacCCATCAGCTTCGGCATTGACCAGATCCTGAACAGCTCGGACCAGTCCAGTGGCTGCATGCTGCCCAACCGGACCGGCGACCCGGATTACGCACTGGCGCCCAACGTCTACAGCAACGGGTACAACAGCGTGTACAACCCGGCCTGCTccatggcggcggcggcgggtttGGCCGGCTCCTACAACgtcaacatgaacatgaacgtcagtatgaacatgaacatgaacgtCAACGTGAACTCAGGCGGCGCCGGTGGTGTGATTCGGGTACCGGCGCACAGACCCatgcctcctccgccgccgccgcccgccgctGCTGCGCCTCATCCGCCCCCCTCCACGCATCCGCCCGGCATCGGGCCCGGCATCGCGTCGGTGCCCGGGATGGGCATGGGGAATGCGGCAAACTTCACCTTCCCGTGGatggagagcagcaggaggttcGCTAAGGACAGGCTAACAG gggagcaggcagaggagagCCGAGCAGGAGAGGCCGCAGGGGGCCCGGGGGCCGCCGGGTCCCTCTGTCCTCTCCCCAAGGGAGACATCGGCAGGGTCCCTGTCTGGAGCACTGTGGAGACATTAGCCAAATGCTATTACCCCGAGCTCGCTCACCTGCGAGACGGCAACGGGCTCCTAGCAGAGTATCCGTTCCCAAAGGGGGCGTGTCCAG CCGCACTCTCTCCCTTCTCGGTGACCCGTCGCATCGGACACCCGTACCAGAACCGGACGCCGCCCAAGCGGAAAAAGCCCCGCACCTCCTTCAGCCGCGTGCAGATCTGCGAGCTGGAGAAGCGCTTCCACCGACAGAAGTACCTGGCGTCGGCCGAGCGCGCGACCTTGGCGAAGGCGCTGAAGATGACGGACGCACAGGTCAAGACCTGGTTTCAGAACCGGCGGACGAAATGGCG GAGACAGACGgccgaggagagggaggcggagaggCAGCAGGCCAAccggctgatgctgcagctccagcaggaagcCTTCCAGAAGACGCTGAGCCAACCTCTGCAGCCGGACCCGCTCTGTCTACACAACTCGTCCCTGTACgccctgcagaacctgcagccctGGGCAGAAGACAATAAG CTGACTGTCTAA
- the tlx2 gene encoding T-cell leukemia homeobox protein 2 isoform X1 codes for MEHTGIEEVNQTHQQQHEPISFGIDQILNSSDQSSGCMLPNRTGDPDYALAPNVYSNGYNSVYNPACSMAAAAGLAGSYNVNMNMNVSMNMNMNVNVNSGGAGGVIRVPAHRPMPPPPPPPAAAAPHPPPSTHPPGIGPGIASVPGMGMGNAANFTFPWMESSRRFAKDRLTGEQAEESRAGEAAGGPGAAGSLCPLPKGDIGRVPVWSTVETLAKCYYPELAHLRDGNGLLAEYPFPKGACPAALSPFSVTRRIGHPYQNRTPPKRKKPRTSFSRVQICELEKRFHRQKYLASAERATLAKALKMTDAQVKTWFQNRRTKWRRQTAEEREAERQQANRLMLQLQQEAFQKTLSQPLQPDPLCLHNSSLYALQNLQPWAEDNKVTSVTSVASVV; via the exons ATGGAGCACACCGGCATCGAGGAGGTGAACCAGacgcaccagcagcagcacgaacCCATCAGCTTCGGCATTGACCAGATCCTGAACAGCTCGGACCAGTCCAGTGGCTGCATGCTGCCCAACCGGACCGGCGACCCGGATTACGCACTGGCGCCCAACGTCTACAGCAACGGGTACAACAGCGTGTACAACCCGGCCTGCTccatggcggcggcggcgggtttGGCCGGCTCCTACAACgtcaacatgaacatgaacgtcagtatgaacatgaacatgaacgtCAACGTGAACTCAGGCGGCGCCGGTGGTGTGATTCGGGTACCGGCGCACAGACCCatgcctcctccgccgccgccgcccgccgctGCTGCGCCTCATCCGCCCCCCTCCACGCATCCGCCCGGCATCGGGCCCGGCATCGCGTCGGTGCCCGGGATGGGCATGGGGAATGCGGCAAACTTCACCTTCCCGTGGatggagagcagcaggaggttcGCTAAGGACAGGCTAACAG gggagcaggcagaggagagCCGAGCAGGAGAGGCCGCAGGGGGCCCGGGGGCCGCCGGGTCCCTCTGTCCTCTCCCCAAGGGAGACATCGGCAGGGTCCCTGTCTGGAGCACTGTGGAGACATTAGCCAAATGCTATTACCCCGAGCTCGCTCACCTGCGAGACGGCAACGGGCTCCTAGCAGAGTATCCGTTCCCAAAGGGGGCGTGTCCAG CCGCACTCTCTCCCTTCTCGGTGACCCGTCGCATCGGACACCCGTACCAGAACCGGACGCCGCCCAAGCGGAAAAAGCCCCGCACCTCCTTCAGCCGCGTGCAGATCTGCGAGCTGGAGAAGCGCTTCCACCGACAGAAGTACCTGGCGTCGGCCGAGCGCGCGACCTTGGCGAAGGCGCTGAAGATGACGGACGCACAGGTCAAGACCTGGTTTCAGAACCGGCGGACGAAATGGCG GAGACAGACGgccgaggagagggaggcggagaggCAGCAGGCCAAccggctgatgctgcagctccagcaggaagcCTTCCAGAAGACGCTGAGCCAACCTCTGCAGCCGGACCCGCTCTGTCTACACAACTCGTCCCTGTACgccctgcagaacctgcagccctGGGCAGAAGACAATAAGGTGACCTCCGTCACCTCCGTGGCATCCGTAGTGtga
- the tlx2 gene encoding T-cell leukemia homeobox protein 2 isoform X3 produces MEHTGIEEVNQTHQQQHEPISFGIDQILNSSDQSSGCMLPNRTGDPDYALAPNVYSNGYNSVYNPACSMAAAAGLAGSYNVNMNMNVSMNMNMNVNVNSGGAGGVIRVPAHRPMPPPPPPPAAAAPHPPPSTHPPGIGPGIASVPGMGMGNAANFTFPWMESSRRFAKDRLTAALSPFSVTRRIGHPYQNRTPPKRKKPRTSFSRVQICELEKRFHRQKYLASAERATLAKALKMTDAQVKTWFQNRRTKWRRQTAEEREAERQQANRLMLQLQQEAFQKTLSQPLQPDPLCLHNSSLYALQNLQPWAEDNKVTSVTSVASVV; encoded by the exons ATGGAGCACACCGGCATCGAGGAGGTGAACCAGacgcaccagcagcagcacgaacCCATCAGCTTCGGCATTGACCAGATCCTGAACAGCTCGGACCAGTCCAGTGGCTGCATGCTGCCCAACCGGACCGGCGACCCGGATTACGCACTGGCGCCCAACGTCTACAGCAACGGGTACAACAGCGTGTACAACCCGGCCTGCTccatggcggcggcggcgggtttGGCCGGCTCCTACAACgtcaacatgaacatgaacgtcagtatgaacatgaacatgaacgtCAACGTGAACTCAGGCGGCGCCGGTGGTGTGATTCGGGTACCGGCGCACAGACCCatgcctcctccgccgccgccgcccgccgctGCTGCGCCTCATCCGCCCCCCTCCACGCATCCGCCCGGCATCGGGCCCGGCATCGCGTCGGTGCCCGGGATGGGCATGGGGAATGCGGCAAACTTCACCTTCCCGTGGatggagagcagcaggaggttcGCTAAGGACAGGCTAACAG CCGCACTCTCTCCCTTCTCGGTGACCCGTCGCATCGGACACCCGTACCAGAACCGGACGCCGCCCAAGCGGAAAAAGCCCCGCACCTCCTTCAGCCGCGTGCAGATCTGCGAGCTGGAGAAGCGCTTCCACCGACAGAAGTACCTGGCGTCGGCCGAGCGCGCGACCTTGGCGAAGGCGCTGAAGATGACGGACGCACAGGTCAAGACCTGGTTTCAGAACCGGCGGACGAAATGGCG GAGACAGACGgccgaggagagggaggcggagaggCAGCAGGCCAAccggctgatgctgcagctccagcaggaagcCTTCCAGAAGACGCTGAGCCAACCTCTGCAGCCGGACCCGCTCTGTCTACACAACTCGTCCCTGTACgccctgcagaacctgcagccctGGGCAGAAGACAATAAGGTGACCTCCGTCACCTCCGTGGCATCCGTAGTGtga